From the Gemmatimonadota bacterium genome, the window ATCCGGGATTTCTGTTCCAGGGACTTGTCGGACCGGTACAGCAGGGTGCCCTTTATCCAGGACCGTTCGTTGAACTGGTATTCGCCCTGCAGCCCGAGCAGCGTGTTCGACACGGGCTTGAAGAACGGGGCGAACTGGAACTGGACGGTCACGTCGGCATCCGGGGTCAGGGCTTCCTCGTTCGTGAAGCGGATCTGTCCGACCTCGTACAGTATGATGTAGTCCGTTCCCCGCTGCAGTTGCTGGCCGTTCAACCGGACGATTTCACTTCCCTCGATGATGTTGGTCCGACCGAGCGCATACTGGGACAACTGGTTCCGGTATTCGACCTCCAGGAAGTACTTGTGCAGCCTGCTGTGCTCGCTGATGATCTGTTCGTTCGACAGGTTGTATATCCCGGGCGTTTCGTCAGGAAGGCCTTCGTCCTGGGTATCCGGATAGGCCAGCTGTCCGGCAGCATTCCGGGTCAGCATCGGCGCGAAGGGATACTGGTCGGGGAAGATCAGTTCGCCCCGCTCGAAATTGATCAGCGAGTAGTCGATATCGACACGCCGGTCGGGTTCTGAGTGGGCGTCCACTCCCCTTCGGTCGAGCCCCAGCAGCTGGACGTAGGGCGTCCCGTTCTCGTCGATCTCACTGTGTTCGCCTTCGGACACGATGCGGTAGATCCTCAGGTCGAAGCTATTCGGATCGATATCCGTCTGACCGAGGTAATACACGTTTCGCCACTCGTACTGCCAGGTACCCCATTGCTCGGGATCGTCCGGATTGTCCGGAGCGCGTTCCTGTTGCCGTTTGAGCAGGCGCAACAGTGGGGTGTCGCCGTCCAGGCGACCGTACCTCTTGACTTCTCCGTCCTGGCCAACGGTCTCGTAATAAACCGCAAGAATGTCGTCTTGCTGCAGCGGCTTATTCAAAGCGATGTAGCCGAAACGTTCGTTTACGTAGTATTCGTCGGATTCCAGGTACCTGAACTTGCCTTTCACGAAATCACCTTCCTCCGATCCCTGGATGAGCATGCCCTCGGCGTCGTACACCGGGGGATCCGGATAGGCATTGGCAAGGACAAGCTTCGGCTCGTCGGTCGGGGTGAGTTGCCCAGACACGAAGACCTGGATCGACCGGACCGAGTCCTCGGCCGCGACGCGATTTCCGTTTTCGTCTCGCTGCGAGAAGTCCCGACGGAAATTGCCGTCGATGAAATAGTAGGTCCTGCGCCTGAAGTCGAGGTCCCTGATCACCCGCCTGGAACCCTGCGAGCCCGCCTGGAACGTGGCCGACTCACCTTCCCCCTTCTCCTGGCTGGCGATCGCGGTCAGGTGGAAGCCGCCGAGTTGGCCCGTCGTTTTGATCCCGAACAGTCCGGTGTGCTGTTGCGTATAGCCCGTGAACTCCGTGTTCTTCAGATCGAGGGAAACGTTGCCCGCCTCGAAACTCTTCAGGATGCCGTTTCCTTCCCGTCCGTCGTCAAAGACATCCTGGTAACGGATGGCGAGGCTGTTGTCGAGATCGGTGAACGCTTCGCTGTTCTGCCTGATGTTCACCTCGATCTTCTCGCCGATGTTCCCCGTTACGGTGAACTCCTGGTTTTGCTTCATTGAAACGTTGGGTGCCCGGGACACCCGGTTCGTCGCCGTACTCGCGTTACCCTCCGTCCATCTGCTGTCCAAGTCCATTTCGATGCGCTGGTTTCCGAGAATCCGGATGACGGGCGAGCCGCCGCCGAGAAAAGTAGGCAGGTTCACCGGCACATCAAGGGTCAGCAGGCCTTCCTCTCTGAGTCGCGTTTCGGTGTCGAAAACGTAGGACAGCACGGACGTCCGCCACATTGCCCTGAATTGCGCCGCGCTGCGCAGCCGGTAGTACTGGTTAAAGGACAGGACCAGCGGCACGCGCAGGCCGAGTCCGCGTTCCTCGTCGATGTAAGCCAGAAGCTGTAGATCGGGATAGATGACGGTCCGGCCGCCGAATAGCCGCGGCGTGTCGGAAAGCGTACGCAATGGCGGCTTGCTTTGCCCGTAGGCGATTTCGTCAACCTCTTCGAACGTTACGAAGTGCAGCCTTGCGCTTTCGAGCCGGATCGTCGGGCCTTCCACTTGCGCCTGCGCGGCGAAGGACCACGCGGATACCAGCACGAGGCTGAGGAAAATCGTGAAATTGCGTTTCATAGATTAACGAAAATAAACCTGGGGAGCGACGCTCGCAATACCTGTTGGTACGTCTGAAGGACGACTGAAGGTCACCTTGCGTTCCATGACGGGAAGCCGCGTTCCATGCCGGGAGGCCCGCCGGCAAAAGACTTGACACGGCCTGGCGCCTGGATTAGCGTAAGCTTGCACACCGCTTTCGCGCCGGCGCCTTCGCACGAACGCCGTCGCACGAGCGCCGTTGGTCCTGATGCTCTGAACGAAACCTGGAGTTTGCTTCCCATGGAACAACAAGCCACCGAGTTGACCACGGGCGGATGGGTCTTTCTCATCCTCGCATGGACTGTAATCACGGGCCTGACCGCCGTCTGTTTTTACCGGGTAAGAAAGTTGGATTAGACCCGGCGGAATTTCCGATTCCTCGCCTTCAGGATCGCCCCCGAACCCTCGGTGTCGATTCCTCGCCTACACTCCGTTTTAAGTCTTACAGCGACAGCGAGTCTTCCCGATCCTAAACGTGCGCCCCGCTTGACATTCGGGCGTTTTTGCCTTATCCTGTAACGGTTTTCCCGACTACGATTGACGCCTGCAAAGGACCGCCATGCGGATCATCGTCAAATGTTTCGCAGGATGCAAGGACGCGGTAGGCGCGGCGTCGGTCGAGGTGGATCTCCCGGCGGGGACCACCGTGGGTGAGGCCTTTGCGGAGCTTGTTGATGCCTATCCCGCCCTGGCGAGCTACGACCGGAGCGTGATGCTGGCCGTGAACCGCGAATACGCCGACCGGCAGTCCGTGCTGGCAGATGGAGACGAACTGGCGTGCATTCCGCCCGTGAGCGGGGGCGCTGAGAGCCATCCGCGGCGCTGAACATGAGCGGCGGCGCAGTTCCTCCTTAAAGAAGCAGGTACAGGTGCGTGTACAAGATCACGAGCGAATACATAAAGCCGGACGCCCTCTTCGAATGGTCCCTCAAGCCCCACCACGGTGCGGTGGTCACCTTCGCCGGTACCGTGCGGGACCACTCGGACGGCCGGCGGACCCTGCGCCTGGAATACGAGGCCTACGCTGAGATGGCCGAAGCCAAGATGCGGGAAGTGGGCGAGGAAATCCGCGAGAAATGGGGCATCGAAGACGTCGCCATGATTCATCGTGTCGGCACGCTCGAAATCGGGGAGATCAGCATCCTCATCTCCGTGGCGACCCCCCACCGAAAAAACGCATTCGAGGCCTGTTCCTACGCGATCGACCGCGTCAAGCAGATCGTGCCCGTCTGGAAGAAGGAAATCCGCGCAGACGGGGAGCGGGAATGGGTGGAACGCAATACCTGAAAACCGGTCCCTGTCATGATAAACCTGGACCACGGCGCGGCGCCACCGGTTGACCCCCGTGTCATCGAAGCGATGGAGCCCTGCCTCCGCGAATACGCCGGGAATCCGTCGAGCCTTCACCGGGCCGGCGTGGAGGCGCGTAACGCGCTGGAACTGGCGCGCGGCCGCGTAGCTGGACAGATCGGCGCTGATCCCGGCGAGATCATATTCACCGCGAGCGGCACCGAAGCGGACAACCTGGCCGTCAAGGGGATAGCGCAGGCGAGCACGAACCGCGGCCGGCACATCGTTGTTTCGAGTATCGAGCATCACGCCGTGCTGTATGCCGCGAGAGCCATGGGACGGCAGGGGTTCACCGTCACGGAGGTCCCTGCCGACGGAGACGGTGTCGTGCAGCCCGACCGGGTCGCGCGGGCCATGCGGGACGATACCGTCCTCGTTTCCGTCATGCGCGCCAACGATGAGACGGGCACGATCCAGCCCGTGCGCGAAATCGCCGAGATCGCCCACCGGAACACCGCGGTCTTCCACACCGATGCCGTGGCTGCAATGGGGCGCATGCCCGTTGACGTTCACGAGCTGAACGTGGACGCCTTGTCCCTCTCCGCCCGGTCCCTGAACGGCCCGCCAGGCGCTGGAGCCCTCTACGTGAGGGCCGGCACCCGGCTGCGTCCCCAGGTGGAAGGAGGCGTCCAGGAAGACGGACGCCGCGGCGGACACGAGAACATCCCGGCGATCGTGGGTTTCGGCAGGGCGGCGGAGTTGGCGGCGGATGAATTGCCCGCCCGGATCGACCGCTTGAAGCGGCTGGACGAATCGCTGTTGCGCGGTTTGAGGGACCGCCTGCCGGATGCCTCCATCAACGGACATTCCGGCCTGCGCCTGCCGGGTCACATCAACCTTTGGATTCCGGAGGCCGACGGCGAATCCGCGGTCCTGATGCTCGACGCCCGGGGCATCGCCGTTTCCGTCGGTTCCTCGTGCGCCGCCCACGCGGCCAAGCCCTCGCACGTGCTACTGGCCCTGGGCCGAACGGCGGCCGAAGCCCGGTGCTCGCTGCTGATCACCGCAGGTCCGGACACCGTGGAATCCGATGTCGGCGAAGCACTGGACGCGCTCGCCGAGGTCGTGGGAGAACTGCGCGCCATCGCCGGCGTGACGGCATAGTATGCGTGGCGCGACGGCGCGGACGATCGGCGCCACCGTGCGGACGATCGGCGCCACCGTGCGGACGATCGGCGCAATTCATCCTGGGAGTTCCGACGAACCGTGAACCAACCGGCCATGACCCTCGACACCTTCGGCCTGCTCTGTCCCGTGCCGATCATGAAGACCGCGTCGGCCATCCGGGAGATCGCCGTAGGGGAAGTGCTGGAAGTGCTGGCCGACGATCCCCAGATCCTGGAGGACATGCCGGCCTGGTGCGCGAGTAACGGGCACGCCCTGCTCGACACCATCGAGGAAGGTGAGGAATACAGACTGTTCGTGAAAAAGGTAAAGTGATTGCCCTGGCGTGCCTTCGGATGTATTTTGCGCAACGAGATTCGACCACCGGCTGGTTGCCTGTTCGGGATTCGGCTGGTTGCCGTTCGACCTTCGGTTGGTTTACCGTTCGACCTTCGGTCGGTTGCCTGGTGGAAATGCGGTGGTTTTGCAGCGTAGCGCCACACAGCAGGAGATAAAGATGGCCCATGAAGTGACCATGCGGGACGTGGTGGACCAGTTGAAGCAGATCATGTACCCGGGATTCGACCGTGATATCGTCTCCTTTGGCCTCGTGAAGAACGTGCAGGCCTCCAATGGTCACGTGGCCTTCAGCCTGGCCTTTTCCACGCAGGACGAATCCACCCGGCGCCAGATCACTATGACGGCCAAAGAAGCCGTGGAGCGCATGCCCGGGGTACAGGACGTGCAGATCACCGGACCGCCGCCGGGACAGTCGGCCACGGCCACGGCCCAGGGACCCGCGGGCGGACCGGCGGGACAGCACGGACAACACGGACAGCCCGGCAAGATCGAACTGCCGGGGGTCAAGACCATCGTGGCGGTGGCCAGCGGCAAGGGCGGCGTGGGTAAGTCCACGGTCTCGGTGAACCTGTCGGTGGCCCTGGCCGACGACGGCGC encodes:
- a CDS encoding MoaD/ThiS family protein, with amino-acid sequence MRIIVKCFAGCKDAVGAASVEVDLPAGTTVGEAFAELVDAYPALASYDRSVMLAVNREYADRQSVLADGDELACIPPVSGGAESHPRR
- a CDS encoding molybdenum cofactor biosynthesis protein MoaE, with the translated sequence MYKITSEYIKPDALFEWSLKPHHGAVVTFAGTVRDHSDGRRTLRLEYEAYAEMAEAKMREVGEEIREKWGIEDVAMIHRVGTLEIGEISILISVATPHRKNAFEACSYAIDRVKQIVPVWKKEIRADGEREWVERNT
- a CDS encoding cysteine desulfurase, which encodes MINLDHGAAPPVDPRVIEAMEPCLREYAGNPSSLHRAGVEARNALELARGRVAGQIGADPGEIIFTASGTEADNLAVKGIAQASTNRGRHIVVSSIEHHAVLYAARAMGRQGFTVTEVPADGDGVVQPDRVARAMRDDTVLVSVMRANDETGTIQPVREIAEIAHRNTAVFHTDAVAAMGRMPVDVHELNVDALSLSARSLNGPPGAGALYVRAGTRLRPQVEGGVQEDGRRGGHENIPAIVGFGRAAELAADELPARIDRLKRLDESLLRGLRDRLPDASINGHSGLRLPGHINLWIPEADGESAVLMLDARGIAVSVGSSCAAHAAKPSHVLLALGRTAAEARCSLLITAGPDTVESDVGEALDALAEVVGELRAIAGVTA
- a CDS encoding sulfurtransferase TusA family protein — protein: MTLDTFGLLCPVPIMKTASAIREIAVGEVLEVLADDPQILEDMPAWCASNGHALLDTIEEGEEYRLFVKKVK